A genome region from Microplitis demolitor isolate Queensland-Clemson2020A chromosome 1, iyMicDemo2.1a, whole genome shotgun sequence includes the following:
- the LOC103575415 gene encoding uncharacterized protein LOC103575415 isoform X1 — protein MRHQSYCVVNCKNTSRKSECKFYEFPTAKWKINQWNQWIAAVKRLNVDGSPWVPKPYDCICSDHFIGGKKSEEELSPNYIPTIFPSIYKSPKVDESSVINRYKRLINRRVKKSPPKSSSELTVLEPMEVINEYNNPPIVSLKVDQECQVDFYSNSDVNSQTFICNRYVTNDLCHAETQTEIQMVEDTRPIKIHASNKKFVNKKCGTDQKTFADKESQADNKIFRGFASVTKDQEIIDLAGVSFPNFDFLLSRLCTPTPRKYIVSKTDRLLIFLMKIKTELTFSALGVLFSVHRTTISTIFYEILQHLASATRNLVFWPDIDAVQETMPDCFLSDYNNTRVIIDCTEFRIDIPTSVDNRVLTYSQYKKNFTAKVLIGITHGGFISLRSDVAGGRKSDSQLTIESGLLDLLEDGDIVLAD, from the exons atgagacaCCAAAGTTATTGTGTAGTGAATTGTAAAAATACGAGCAGAAAAAGTGAGtgcaaattttatgaatttcctACTgctaaatggaaaataaatcaATGGAATCAGTGGATAGCTGCGGTTAAAAGGCTAAA cgTTGATGGATCACCGTGGGTTCCCAAGCCATATGATTGTATTTGTAGTGACCATTTTATTGGGGGTAAAAAATCAGAAGAGGAGTTGAGTCCTAACTACATTCCAACAATATTTCCTTCAATTTACAAGTCTCCAAAAGTTGATGAATCTTCGGTCATAAacag ataCAAGCGTTTAATAAACCGGCGAGTAAAAAAATCACCTCCAAAATCCAGTTCTGAACTCACTGTATTAGAACCGATGGAAGtgataaatgaatataataatccTCCGATTGTGTCTTTAAAAGTTGACCAAGAGTGTCAAgttgatttttattcaaactctGATGTCAATTCTCAAACGTTTATTTGCAATCGTTATGTCACAAATGATTTGTGTCATGCTGAAACTCAGACAGAAATTCAAATGGTTGAAGATACTAGGCCGATAAAAATTCATgctagtaataaaaaatttgttaataaaaaatgtggtACTGATCAAAAAACGTTTGCTGATAAGGAAAGTCAAGCGGATAATAAAATCTTCAGAGGATTTGCATCGGTGACAAAAGATCAAGAAATCATTGATCTGGCCGGTGTATCATTCccaaattttgatttcttaTTGAGTAGACTATGTACACCTACGCCACGAAAATACATTGTGTCAAAAACAGAcagactattaatttttttaatgaaaattaaaactgaATTAACATTTTCGGCACTCGGTGTATTATTTAGTGTTCACAGAACAAcaatttcaacaattttttatgaaatccTACAACATCTTGCTAGTGCGACAAgaaatttagtattttggcCAGATATCGACGCAGTACAAGAAACAATGCCTGATTGTTTTCTATCTGATTATAATAACACCAGAGTCATTATTGATTGCACTGAATTTCGAATAGATATTCCTACAAGTGTCGATAACCGTGTTCTTACTTACTCACAATACAAAAAGAATTTCACAGCCAAAGTTCTTATTGGTATAACTCATGGAGGTTTTATATCCTTGAGATCTGATGTAGCTGGAGGACGGAAATCAGATTCTCAGCTTACAATAGAGTCAGGGTTGTTGGATTTATTGGAGGATGGTGACATAGTTTTGGCTGATTAA